A window from Aquabacterium sp. NJ1 encodes these proteins:
- a CDS encoding glycosyltransferase family 39 protein, with translation MSDSPSLASSHPLVLSSPARWLWLVALASLGWRWWVSAALPLTGDEALFYWWARYLDYGYYDHPPMVAWWIAAMRPLFGDAAWAVRLPATLLPLGVGWAMWWGWSPVNRERAAWAVLLYWLTPVNWLNALIATDTPLILWAAWSAAAMARAEQAASQGRTGWALHKLYALSGLFMGAAFLSKYFAVLLGVAYVVYFMLFARPHWRGFLMMVLFALPGAAVNLVWNLNHCWTNIMFNLFNRNEDAVASWDTVFSYVGMMAYLISPVLLWMGWRHRQALGQVARRQALLTCMAVVPLLLFGLMSAKKVIGLHWVMGFYPFIFLLFAWALPDGKSMARAAKGLGLILALHLVASVVLAVLGLHQWQHFKYYHRLVEAARSEQMVQQVRAPGVVLASNGYSSAAIFGYAAKAHVPVLGMGSVHARQDDLIVDYSQFEGKTIRVMATREPSVDDYRPYFDQVRLLTFQQDGATFYAVEGVNFHYAIYKDVVMAEVNRRYYNFPAWLPVRGCAFCERLCGKARCN, from the coding sequence TTGTCCGATTCCCCCTCGCTCGCTTCCTCGCACCCCCTGGTGCTGAGCTCTCCCGCCAGATGGCTGTGGCTGGTGGCGCTGGCGTCGCTGGGCTGGCGTTGGTGGGTGTCTGCGGCCTTGCCCTTGACTGGCGACGAAGCCCTGTTTTACTGGTGGGCCCGCTATCTGGATTACGGCTATTACGACCACCCGCCCATGGTGGCCTGGTGGATTGCGGCGATGCGCCCCTTGTTTGGTGATGCGGCCTGGGCGGTGCGGCTGCCGGCCACCTTGCTGCCGCTGGGCGTGGGCTGGGCCATGTGGTGGGGCTGGTCGCCTGTCAACCGCGAACGGGCGGCCTGGGCCGTGCTCTTGTACTGGCTCACGCCCGTCAACTGGCTCAATGCCCTGATCGCCACCGACACGCCCCTGATCCTGTGGGCAGCCTGGTCTGCTGCGGCCATGGCGCGTGCCGAGCAGGCGGCGTCCCAGGGGCGCACGGGCTGGGCCTTGCACAAGCTGTACGCGCTCAGCGGCCTGTTCATGGGCGCGGCCTTCCTGTCCAAGTACTTTGCCGTGCTGCTGGGCGTGGCCTACGTCGTCTATTTCATGCTGTTTGCGCGGCCTCACTGGCGCGGGTTCCTTATGATGGTGCTGTTCGCCTTGCCGGGCGCGGCCGTCAATCTGGTCTGGAACCTGAACCATTGCTGGACGAACATCATGTTCAACCTGTTCAACCGCAATGAAGACGCGGTGGCCTCGTGGGACACGGTGTTCAGCTACGTGGGCATGATGGCCTACCTGATCAGCCCCGTGCTGCTGTGGATGGGCTGGCGCCATCGTCAGGCTCTGGGGCAGGTGGCGCGCCGCCAAGCCTTGCTGACCTGCATGGCCGTGGTTCCGCTGCTGCTGTTTGGCCTGATGTCGGCCAAGAAGGTCATCGGCCTGCATTGGGTGATGGGCTTCTATCCCTTCATCTTCCTGCTGTTTGCATGGGCCTTGCCGGATGGCAAGTCCATGGCCCGCGCGGCCAAGGGCCTGGGCCTGATTCTCGCGCTGCACCTGGTGGCTTCGGTGGTGCTGGCGGTGCTGGGCTTGCATCAATGGCAGCACTTCAAGTATTACCACCGCCTGGTTGAAGCTGCCCGCAGCGAACAGATGGTGCAGCAGGTGAGGGCGCCCGGCGTGGTGCTGGCCTCCAACGGCTATTCGTCCGCGGCCATTTTTGGTTATGCGGCCAAGGCCCATGTGCCGGTGCTGGGCATGGGCAGCGTGCACGCCCGCCAGGATGATTTGATCGTGGACTACAGCCAGTTCGAGGGCAAGACCATCCGCGTCATGGCCACGCGCGAGCCGTCCGTTGACGACTACCGGCCGTATTTCGATCAGGTCCGCCTGCTCACCTTCCAGCAGGACGGCGCCACCTTCTACGCGGTCGAAGGCGTCAACTTTCACTACGCCATCTACAAGGATGTGGTGATGGCCGAAGTCAACCGGCGCTACTACAACTTCCCGGCCTGGCTGCCAGTGAGGGGCTGCGCGTTCTGCGAGCGGCTGTGCGGCAAGGCCCGCTGCAACTAA
- a CDS encoding neutral zinc metallopeptidase — translation MRWQGNRESDNVEDVRDDAGGGGGPGMSFGGRGIGLGSVAIALVASYFLGVNPMTVLNLLGGGSGGSVGVPSGNQAARPHPPANDEQTKFVRTVLADTEDVWHQLFKEAGGEYRDPKLVLFRGAVPTACGRGEAATGPFYCPGDQKVYIDLDFYDVMRDRLGAPGDFAQAYVIAHEIGHHVQNLVGTSAKVDAMRQRVSKVQYNALSVRLELQADCYAGVWANHAQKARQIIEAGDVEEALNAASQIGDDTLQRNATGHVSPETFTHGSSQQRVTWFKRGMDSGDMKQCNTFAKDAV, via the coding sequence ATGCGCTGGCAAGGCAACCGAGAGAGCGACAACGTGGAAGACGTGCGTGACGACGCTGGCGGTGGTGGTGGGCCAGGCATGTCCTTCGGGGGGCGCGGCATCGGGCTGGGCTCGGTGGCGATTGCCCTGGTGGCCAGCTACTTTCTGGGCGTGAACCCGATGACGGTGCTCAACCTGCTCGGTGGTGGTTCGGGCGGCAGCGTGGGCGTGCCCTCCGGCAACCAGGCCGCTCGCCCGCACCCTCCGGCCAATGACGAGCAGACCAAGTTCGTGCGCACGGTGCTGGCCGATACCGAAGACGTCTGGCACCAGTTGTTCAAGGAAGCCGGCGGCGAGTACCGTGACCCCAAGCTTGTGTTGTTCCGTGGCGCGGTGCCGACCGCCTGCGGACGCGGTGAAGCGGCGACCGGCCCCTTCTACTGCCCCGGCGACCAGAAGGTCTACATCGACCTGGACTTCTACGATGTGATGCGCGACCGCCTGGGTGCACCCGGTGACTTCGCGCAGGCCTACGTCATCGCGCACGAGATCGGCCACCACGTGCAGAACCTCGTGGGCACATCGGCCAAGGTGGACGCCATGCGCCAGCGCGTCAGCAAGGTGCAGTACAACGCACTGAGCGTGCGCCTGGAGTTGCAGGCCGACTGTTATGCCGGCGTGTGGGCCAACCACGCGCAAAAGGCCCGCCAGATCATCGAAGCAGGCGATGTGGAGGAAGCACTGAACGCCGCCTCGCAGATTGGCGACGACACCTTGCAGCGCAATGCCACAGGCCATGTGTCCCCGGAGACCTTCACGCACGGCAGCAGCCAGCAACGCGTGACCTGGTTCAAGCGCGGGATGGACTCCGGCGACATGAAGCAATGCAACACCTTCGCCAAAGACGCGGTTTAA
- a CDS encoding NADPH:quinone oxidoreductase family protein, giving the protein MQAWTCSELSGPDALTWQESPTPEPGKGEVRIAIKAASLNFPDLLIVQGKYQMRPPLPFVPGAEFAGVVEAVGEGVKHLAVGTHVAGFAGTGGFGTHTVAPAAMLMPLPPVFSFEDAAAFLCTYGTTYHALMDRATLKAGETVLVLGAAGGVGTAAIQIAKAAGAKVIAAASTDEKCALCRELGADASINYTRQNLRDELKAITEGKGPDVVYDPVGGDLTEQAFRSIAWRGRHLVIGFANGPIPALPLNLALLKGASIMGVFWGEFAKREPQNNAACLMQLAAWYMEGKIKPVIEHKLPMSQLKEAFALMGSRQVRGKVVLVNG; this is encoded by the coding sequence ATGCAAGCCTGGACCTGTAGCGAACTGAGCGGCCCTGACGCCCTGACCTGGCAGGAAAGCCCCACGCCCGAACCCGGCAAGGGCGAAGTGCGCATTGCCATCAAGGCAGCCAGCCTGAACTTCCCCGACCTGCTGATCGTGCAGGGCAAGTACCAGATGCGCCCGCCCCTGCCCTTCGTGCCTGGCGCCGAATTCGCCGGCGTGGTGGAAGCCGTGGGTGAAGGCGTCAAGCACCTGGCCGTGGGCACGCATGTGGCCGGCTTTGCGGGCACGGGCGGCTTTGGCACGCACACGGTCGCGCCGGCTGCGATGCTGATGCCCCTGCCCCCGGTGTTCTCGTTTGAAGACGCCGCGGCCTTCCTGTGCACCTATGGCACCACCTACCATGCGCTGATGGACCGCGCCACGCTCAAGGCCGGTGAAACCGTGCTGGTGCTGGGCGCCGCCGGTGGCGTGGGCACCGCCGCCATCCAGATTGCCAAGGCCGCTGGCGCCAAGGTGATTGCCGCCGCTTCGACCGACGAGAAGTGCGCGCTGTGCCGCGAACTGGGCGCCGACGCGTCCATCAACTACACCAGGCAAAACCTGCGCGACGAGCTCAAGGCCATCACCGAAGGCAAGGGCCCGGACGTGGTCTATGACCCCGTGGGTGGCGACCTGACCGAGCAGGCCTTCCGCTCCATTGCCTGGCGCGGCCGCCACCTGGTCATCGGCTTTGCCAATGGCCCTATCCCCGCCCTGCCCTTGAACCTGGCCTTGCTCAAGGGCGCGTCGATCATGGGCGTGTTCTGGGGCGAGTTCGCCAAGCGCGAGCCGCAGAACAACGCCGCCTGCCTGATGCAGCTGGCCGCCTGGTACATGGAGGGCAAGATCAAGCCCGTCATCGAGCACAAGCTGCCCATGTCGCAACTCAAGGAAGCCTTCGCGCTGATGGGGTCGCGTCAGGTGCGCGGCAAAGTCGTGCTGGTCAACGGCTGA
- the yghU gene encoding glutathione-dependent disulfide-bond oxidoreductase produces MSDSSHYTPPAVWTWNKANGGQFASINRPVAGPTHEKALPVGKHPLQLYSLATPNGVKVTVMLEELLALGHVGAEYDAWLIDIKEGQQFGSGFVDVNPNSKIPALMDHSGDKPVRVFESGAILLYLAEKFGAFLPTTMPQRAECLSWLFWQMGSAPFLGGGFGHFYAYAPVKIEYAIDRYAMEVKRQLDVLNRRLAESPYLAGDDYTIADMAVWPWYGALVKGQLYSAGEFLQVQDYTHVVRWADQIAQRPAAQRGRKVNRTWGEPSSQLPERHDASDFDKLPT; encoded by the coding sequence ATGAGTGATTCATCCCACTACACACCGCCTGCCGTCTGGACCTGGAACAAGGCCAACGGTGGGCAGTTCGCCAGCATCAACCGGCCCGTTGCAGGCCCGACCCACGAGAAGGCACTGCCGGTTGGCAAACACCCGCTGCAGCTGTATTCACTGGCCACGCCCAATGGCGTCAAGGTCACCGTGATGCTGGAAGAGTTGCTGGCGCTGGGCCATGTTGGCGCCGAATACGACGCCTGGCTGATCGACATCAAGGAGGGGCAGCAGTTCGGCAGCGGCTTCGTGGACGTCAACCCCAACTCCAAGATACCCGCCTTGATGGACCACAGCGGCGACAAGCCGGTGCGGGTGTTCGAGTCCGGCGCGATCCTGCTGTACCTGGCAGAGAAGTTCGGCGCCTTCCTGCCGACCACCATGCCCCAGCGCGCCGAGTGCCTGTCGTGGCTGTTCTGGCAGATGGGCAGCGCGCCCTTCCTGGGCGGGGGCTTTGGCCACTTCTATGCCTATGCCCCGGTCAAGATCGAGTACGCCATCGACCGCTACGCGATGGAAGTCAAGCGCCAGCTGGATGTGCTCAACCGCCGCCTGGCCGAGAGCCCGTATCTGGCGGGTGACGACTACACGATTGCCGACATGGCCGTGTGGCCCTGGTATGGCGCGCTCGTGAAAGGCCAGTTGTACAGTGCAGGTGAGTTCCTGCAGGTACAGGACTACACCCACGTGGTGCGCTGGGCCGATCAGATCGCGCAACGCCCGGCAGCGCAACGCGGCCGCAAGGTCAACCGGACCTGGGGCGAGCCCTCCAGCCAGTTGCCCGAACGCCATGACGCCAGTGACTTTGACAAGCTGCCCACATGA
- a CDS encoding glutathione S-transferase family protein, which translates to MITLYDCATAPSPRRARILLAEKGIVHETVQVDLRAGEQLSESFRKINPQCTVPALRTEEGLILTDNAAITAYVEARYPDPPLLGVTPTEKAEIASWNWHVEFEGLLAIAEAFRNSTPAMANRALPGPVNYVQIPELAQRGLTRVQQFFAGLNERLAEREFIASDRFSVADITAVVAVDFARIVRVKPDEQHPHLVRWRAAMAQRPSMSL; encoded by the coding sequence ATGATCACCCTCTATGACTGCGCCACGGCGCCCAGCCCTCGCCGCGCCCGCATCCTGCTGGCTGAAAAAGGCATCGTGCATGAAACGGTTCAAGTGGACTTGCGCGCGGGCGAGCAACTCAGCGAATCCTTCCGCAAGATCAACCCGCAGTGCACCGTGCCGGCGCTGCGAACCGAAGAGGGCCTGATCCTGACGGACAACGCCGCGATCACGGCCTACGTGGAAGCGCGTTACCCGGACCCACCGCTGCTGGGCGTGACGCCCACCGAAAAGGCCGAGATCGCGAGCTGGAACTGGCACGTGGAGTTCGAAGGCCTGCTGGCCATTGCCGAGGCTTTTCGCAACAGCACGCCGGCCATGGCCAACCGCGCCTTGCCCGGGCCCGTGAACTACGTGCAGATTCCGGAACTGGCCCAGCGAGGCCTGACGCGTGTGCAGCAGTTCTTCGCCGGGCTCAACGAGCGCCTGGCCGAGCGTGAGTTCATCGCCTCGGACCGCTTCAGCGTGGCGGACATCACGGCCGTGGTGGCGGTGGACTTCGCGCGTATCGTCAGGGTCAAGCCCGATGAGCAGCACCCGCATCTGGTGCGCTGGCGTGCGGCCATGGCGCAAAGGCCATCGATGTCGCTGTAG
- a CDS encoding XdhC family protein, translated as MEDLDTLVLRTAVSWQAAGLPVVLVTVARTWGSSPRPPGSLMAINGRGETVGSVSGGCIEDDLIHGIREGGVQAACATSTPAVLRYGISADEAHRFGLPCGGTVELVLEPVAPHSRLDELLLACQQRRSTERVLDLATGHVDLRPGQRDGVPHVDEHQLVTYLGPQARLIVIGAGDLSRYLCEMALSVGFEVIVCDPREEQRASWGMPGVAVSHEMPDDLVQRLRPDARTAVVALTHDPKLDDLALIDALQSDAFYVGAIGSRRNSQHRRERLRTHFDIPEDALQRLHGPAGLYIGSKTPAEIALSILAEIVAVKNGVGVGATVPVEAGKSQLSTRSSVTAPSCGVA; from the coding sequence ATGGAAGACCTTGACACCCTGGTCTTGCGCACCGCCGTGAGCTGGCAGGCTGCTGGTCTGCCCGTGGTGCTGGTCACCGTGGCGCGCACCTGGGGCTCATCACCCCGGCCACCCGGCTCGCTCATGGCCATCAATGGCCGTGGTGAAACGGTGGGCTCGGTGTCAGGCGGTTGCATCGAGGATGACCTCATCCACGGTATCCGCGAGGGCGGCGTGCAGGCAGCGTGCGCCACCTCCACGCCGGCCGTGCTGCGTTATGGCATCTCGGCCGATGAAGCACACCGCTTCGGCCTGCCATGTGGCGGTACCGTGGAACTGGTGCTGGAACCTGTCGCCCCGCACAGCCGGCTCGATGAGCTCTTGCTGGCCTGCCAACAGCGTCGCAGCACCGAGCGCGTGCTGGATCTGGCTACTGGCCATGTTGACCTGCGCCCAGGCCAGCGTGATGGCGTGCCGCATGTGGACGAGCATCAGCTGGTCACTTATCTCGGGCCGCAGGCGCGCCTGATCGTGATCGGTGCGGGCGACCTGTCACGCTACCTGTGCGAGATGGCCCTGAGCGTGGGTTTCGAGGTCATCGTGTGCGACCCGCGCGAAGAGCAGCGCGCCAGCTGGGGCATGCCGGGCGTTGCAGTCAGCCACGAGATGCCGGACGACCTCGTTCAACGCTTGCGCCCCGATGCCCGCACCGCCGTGGTGGCCTTGACGCACGACCCCAAGCTGGATGACTTGGCCTTGATCGATGCCTTGCAGTCTGATGCCTTCTACGTGGGGGCGATTGGCTCACGCCGCAACAGCCAGCATCGCCGGGAGCGGCTGCGCACGCATTTCGACATCCCGGAAGACGCCTTGCAGCGCCTGCACGGGCCAGCCGGCTTGTACATCGGCAGCAAGACGCCGGCCGAGATTGCCTTGTCCATCCTGGCCGAAATCGTGGCCGTGAAGAACGGCGTCGGCGTGGGCGCTACCGTGCCGGTCGAGGCCGGCAAATCGCAGCTGAGCACACGGTCGAGCGTGACGGCGCCCTCGTGCGGCGTTGCTTGA
- a CDS encoding xanthine dehydrogenase family protein molybdopterin-binding subunit: MLSYIDQHEIPRALQHLLARQQGEDAANLPRRSFLKLAGIGGLAIGAFPLTAAAQGGGTADTALKPTQQPSAFVRIAPNGEVTVVINRLEFGQGVLTALPMILAEELDADWSLVRAEHGSSDPAYADPLWGIHLTGGSNSIKHSFTQYRELGARARAMLLNAAAARWKVDAAALHTQSGSVIGPGGLKASYGELAEAAMAQPVPQKVALKDPKHFRLIGKPTNRLDAKAKSSGRQDFGIDVHLPGQLTAVVAHPPVFGARLKSVDDSAARAIKGVKAVLRVPLDRGAEGVAVVADGYWPAKQGRDALKLQWDTSAVEKVDSDKQLAQYRELAKQSGPRQFDADMAPMDKAPRHIDAEFVFPYLAHAPMEPLNCTVQLADGKADLWVGTQFPGVDGNAAARVLGLKPEQVSMHVQMAGGGFGRRAVGTSDYVVEACEIAKAARAAGLNAPVRMVWSREDDIRGGYYRPMHLHQARIGFDEQGKVLAWEHVLVGQSITTGTMFEGGMVKNGIDATAVEGMREPYPIPMRLTVHHPKVNVPVLWWRSVGSTHTAFVMETLIDELARNTKQDPVAYRMQMFGDKHPRHRAALQLAVDKSGYGKKRLPAGRAWGVAVHESFETVVAYVVEASVKQGQPVLHKVTGAVHCNLAVNPRTIEAQVQGAALMGLSMCLPGAAITLKDGEVQQSNFGDFVVPRITDMPEIAVHIVPSADAPTGMGEPGLPPLAPAFANAIAKLTGKPVRNLPFKLA, from the coding sequence ATGCTGAGCTACATCGACCAACATGAGATCCCGCGCGCCCTGCAACACCTGCTGGCACGCCAGCAAGGCGAGGACGCAGCCAACCTGCCGCGCCGCAGCTTCCTGAAGCTCGCCGGTATCGGCGGCCTGGCCATCGGCGCCTTCCCCTTGACCGCTGCAGCGCAAGGGGGCGGCACCGCAGACACCGCCCTCAAGCCCACCCAGCAGCCATCGGCCTTCGTGCGGATCGCGCCCAACGGTGAGGTCACCGTCGTCATCAACCGCCTGGAGTTTGGTCAAGGCGTGCTGACGGCCTTGCCCATGATCCTGGCTGAAGAGCTGGATGCCGACTGGAGCCTGGTGCGTGCGGAACACGGCTCCAGTGACCCGGCTTATGCCGACCCGCTCTGGGGCATCCATCTCACGGGTGGTTCCAACTCGATCAAGCACAGCTTCACGCAATACCGCGAACTGGGCGCACGCGCGCGGGCCATGCTGCTCAACGCTGCTGCTGCACGCTGGAAGGTGGATGCGGCCGCGCTGCACACGCAGTCTGGCTCGGTCATCGGTCCGGGCGGCCTGAAGGCGAGCTATGGCGAGCTGGCCGAGGCTGCGATGGCTCAGCCCGTACCCCAGAAGGTCGCGCTGAAGGACCCCAAGCACTTCCGCCTCATCGGCAAGCCTACCAATCGGCTGGATGCCAAAGCCAAGAGCAGCGGCCGCCAGGACTTCGGCATCGACGTGCACCTGCCCGGCCAGCTGACCGCCGTGGTGGCTCACCCGCCGGTGTTCGGTGCACGCCTGAAATCGGTGGATGACAGCGCCGCACGCGCCATCAAGGGCGTGAAAGCCGTGCTGCGCGTGCCGCTGGACCGTGGTGCCGAGGGCGTGGCCGTGGTGGCCGATGGCTACTGGCCCGCCAAGCAAGGGCGCGATGCGCTCAAGCTGCAGTGGGACACGTCTGCGGTCGAGAAAGTCGACAGCGACAAGCAGCTCGCCCAGTACCGCGAGCTGGCCAAACAGTCAGGCCCCCGTCAGTTCGACGCCGACATGGCACCCATGGACAAGGCGCCCCGGCACATCGACGCCGAGTTCGTCTTCCCCTACCTGGCCCACGCGCCCATGGAGCCCTTGAACTGCACCGTGCAGCTGGCAGACGGCAAGGCCGACCTGTGGGTGGGCACGCAGTTCCCGGGCGTGGATGGCAACGCCGCTGCGCGCGTGCTGGGTCTCAAACCCGAGCAGGTGAGCATGCATGTGCAGATGGCCGGTGGCGGGTTTGGCCGACGCGCGGTGGGCACCAGCGACTACGTGGTCGAGGCCTGCGAGATTGCCAAGGCCGCGCGTGCGGCTGGTTTGAATGCACCCGTGCGCATGGTCTGGAGCCGCGAGGACGACATCCGTGGTGGCTACTACCGCCCCATGCACCTGCACCAGGCCCGTATCGGCTTTGACGAGCAGGGCAAGGTGCTGGCCTGGGAGCACGTGCTGGTGGGGCAATCCATCACCACCGGCACGATGTTCGAAGGCGGCATGGTCAAGAACGGCATCGATGCCACCGCGGTCGAAGGCATGCGTGAGCCTTACCCCATCCCCATGCGCCTCACCGTGCACCACCCCAAGGTGAACGTGCCGGTGCTGTGGTGGCGCAGCGTGGGCTCCACCCACACCGCTTTCGTGATGGAGACCTTGATCGACGAGCTCGCCCGCAACACCAAGCAGGACCCGGTGGCCTACCGCATGCAGATGTTCGGCGACAAGCACCCGCGCCATCGCGCCGCCTTGCAGCTGGCCGTGGACAAGAGCGGTTACGGCAAGAAGCGCCTGCCCGCCGGCCGCGCCTGGGGCGTGGCGGTACACGAATCGTTCGAGACCGTGGTGGCCTACGTGGTCGAGGCCTCGGTGAAGCAGGGCCAACCGGTGCTGCACAAGGTGACCGGCGCCGTGCACTGCAACCTGGCCGTGAACCCGCGCACCATCGAGGCACAGGTGCAGGGCGCCGCCTTGATGGGCTTGTCGATGTGCCTGCCTGGTGCCGCCATCACGCTCAAGGACGGTGAAGTGCAGCAAAGCAACTTCGGCGATTTCGTGGTGCCCCGCATCACCGACATGCCCGAGATCGCCGTGCACATCGTGCCCAGTGCGGATGCGCCCACGGGCATGGGTGAACCGGGCTTGCCTCCCTTGGCGCCGGCGTTTGCCAATGCGATTGCCAAGCTCACGGGCAAGCCTGTGCGCAATCTGCCTTTCAAGCTGGCCTGA
- a CDS encoding (2Fe-2S)-binding protein codes for MSKLNVNGREHTVDTDPGTPILWALRDTLGMTGTKFGCGVAQCGACTVHLDGQAIRSCVTPMAAAEGKKITTIEAVTDGHDRVGAAVLSAWVKHDVAQCGYCQSGQVMSATAFLKSLPRGKQPSAAEIDSAMAGNICRCGTYARIRAAVADAARALA; via the coding sequence ATGAGCAAGCTCAACGTCAACGGCCGGGAGCACACGGTCGATACCGACCCCGGCACCCCCATCCTGTGGGCCTTGCGTGACACGCTGGGCATGACGGGCACCAAGTTCGGCTGCGGCGTGGCCCAGTGCGGCGCTTGCACCGTTCACCTGGACGGCCAGGCCATCCGTTCCTGCGTGACGCCCATGGCGGCGGCCGAGGGCAAGAAGATCACCACCATCGAAGCAGTGACCGATGGGCACGACCGCGTCGGTGCTGCTGTGCTCTCCGCGTGGGTCAAGCACGACGTGGCCCAGTGTGGTTATTGCCAGAGCGGCCAGGTCATGAGCGCGACGGCCTTCCTCAAATCGCTGCCGCGTGGCAAGCAGCCCAGCGCCGCTGAAATCGATTCGGCCATGGCCGGCAACATCTGCCGCTGTGGCACCTACGCCCGTATCCGCGCTGCCGTGGCCGATGCGGCCCGCGCCCTTGCTTGA
- a CDS encoding AraC family transcriptional regulator: MPVDTLAMALGQIARTDGRHETGIPELSVYRSSVKTEPMACFYTLGLAIAAQGDKQVTLGDQVITYGPGQSLLTTVDLPVIAHVTRASLAQPYLGMLLTLDTRALVQLATEMDMPPLPREQAPRAISLCTLEPPLLDAAIRLVQVLEQPRVMTHLAPLIQREIMVRLLTGPHGPYLRQLLATGSPSHQIARAMAWLKQHFRDDVLMDELAAHVHMSPSTFRQHFRNLTGLSPLQYQKQLRLQEARHLMLNQELDASSTAARVGYESASQFSRDYSRLFGAPPQRDIKRMRDGQTEAQA; encoded by the coding sequence ATGCCCGTTGACACCCTGGCCATGGCGCTGGGCCAGATTGCCCGAACTGACGGCCGCCATGAAACGGGCATCCCCGAGTTGTCCGTTTACCGCAGCAGCGTGAAGACCGAGCCCATGGCCTGCTTCTACACCTTGGGGCTGGCCATTGCCGCGCAGGGCGACAAGCAGGTCACGCTGGGGGATCAGGTGATCACCTATGGCCCCGGGCAGTCCTTGCTGACCACGGTGGACCTGCCCGTGATCGCCCATGTCACACGGGCGAGCCTGGCCCAGCCTTATCTGGGGATGCTGCTGACGCTGGACACGCGGGCCCTGGTGCAACTGGCCACCGAGATGGACATGCCACCGCTGCCGCGAGAACAGGCTCCCAGGGCGATCTCGCTGTGCACGCTGGAGCCGCCCTTGCTGGACGCGGCCATCCGGCTGGTTCAGGTGCTGGAGCAGCCTCGCGTCATGACGCACCTGGCGCCTTTGATCCAGCGAGAGATCATGGTGCGGCTGCTGACCGGCCCGCATGGCCCCTATCTACGGCAATTGCTGGCCACCGGCTCACCCAGCCACCAGATTGCCCGCGCGATGGCCTGGCTCAAGCAGCACTTCCGCGACGACGTGCTGATGGATGAACTGGCTGCACATGTCCACATGAGCCCGTCCACGTTCCGCCAGCACTTTCGCAACCTCACCGGCCTGAGCCCCTTGCAATACCAGAAGCAACTGCGCCTGCAAGAAGCCAGGCATTTGATGCTCAACCAGGAGCTGGACGCCAGCAGCACGGCTGCCCGCGTGGGTTATGAAAGCGCCTCGCAGTTCAGCCGTGACTACAGCCGCCTGTTCGGTGCGCCACCACAGCGCGACATCAAACGCATGCGGGACGGGCAGACCGAAGCACAGGCTTGA
- a CDS encoding LysR family transcriptional regulator, translated as MELRHLRYFLAVAAESNVTRAAARLGISQPPLSQQLKELERGLGVELFHRTPQGMSLTAAGEAFRQEAQRTLQAAEQARLAAVRASRGQTGTVRVGFTGSASFHPVVARTIRDFRRQWPDVQLILEENNTTKLTERLLHGAVDAAFLRPASSGLAEMDVLRFKDEPMKVALPSSHPLAGRKRIELGRLADDPFVLFPRSVGLSLYDSVIEACKAAGFVPQLGQEAPQLASVINLVAAEMGVSIVPASLSQIHLAGVNYVDISGPAPVATLGLAVHRQNTAPAVRNFVLACRQGLN; from the coding sequence ATGGAGCTGAGGCACCTTCGATATTTCCTGGCGGTCGCGGCCGAATCCAACGTGACCAGGGCGGCTGCCCGACTTGGCATCAGCCAGCCACCCTTGAGCCAGCAGTTGAAAGAGCTGGAGCGCGGGTTGGGGGTCGAGCTGTTCCATCGCACGCCGCAAGGCATGTCCTTGACCGCGGCGGGCGAGGCTTTCCGGCAGGAGGCTCAGCGCACCTTGCAAGCTGCCGAGCAGGCTCGCCTTGCGGCGGTGCGGGCCTCCAGAGGCCAGACCGGCACGGTGCGTGTCGGGTTCACGGGGTCTGCCTCCTTCCATCCGGTGGTGGCCCGCACCATCCGGGACTTCCGCCGCCAGTGGCCGGACGTGCAGCTCATCCTGGAAGAAAACAACACCACCAAACTGACCGAGCGCCTGCTTCATGGTGCGGTGGACGCCGCGTTTCTGCGGCCAGCCTCATCCGGTCTGGCCGAGATGGATGTGCTGCGCTTCAAGGATGAGCCCATGAAGGTGGCGCTGCCGTCGTCGCACCCTCTGGCGGGGCGCAAGCGCATCGAGCTCGGCCGTCTGGCCGATGACCCCTTCGTGCTGTTTCCCCGTTCGGTGGGGCTGAGTCTTTACGACTCGGTGATCGAGGCCTGCAAGGCTGCAGGGTTCGTGCCCCAGTTGGGGCAGGAGGCGCCTCAGCTGGCCTCGGTGATCAACCTGGTTGCTGCGGAAATGGGCGTGTCCATCGTGCCGGCTTCCTTGTCCCAGATCCACCTGGCTGGGGTCAACTATGTCGACATCAGCGGGCCCGCACCCGTTGCCACGCTGGGTTTGGCCGTGCACCGCCAGAACACCGCACCTGCCGTGCGCAACTTCGTGCTGGCTTGCAGACAAGGCTTGAATTGA